In Gimesia chilikensis, one DNA window encodes the following:
- a CDS encoding response regulator transcription factor encodes MSTDYNILLIEDDREISSTLSGVIKSAGYNIIVAPNGLEGQKLAQTENPDLVITDMMMPKMGGFPVLETLKSLPSPPKVIMITANEGGRHKAYAEMLGVDDYLRKPFAMDVFLDAIARVLAKDSDDGDDSKPAKGPLSRSRKKS; translated from the coding sequence ATGTCAACTGATTACAATATTTTACTGATCGAGGATGACCGTGAGATTTCCAGCACCTTGAGTGGTGTGATTAAATCTGCGGGCTATAACATCATCGTGGCCCCCAACGGACTGGAAGGGCAGAAGCTCGCCCAGACAGAGAATCCCGATCTCGTCATCACCGATATGATGATGCCTAAGATGGGAGGTTTCCCCGTGCTGGAAACTCTCAAGTCGCTGCCTTCTCCCCCCAAGGTGATCATGATCACCGCCAATGAAGGTGGTCGGCACAAAGCGTATGCCGAGATGCTCGGAGTCGACGACTATCTGCGGAAGCCTTTCGCGATGGACGTCTTTCTGGATGCCATCGCCCGCGTTTTGGCAAAAGACTCGGACGACGGAGATGATAGCAAACCCGCCAAAGGACCTCTGTCACGCTCACGTAAAAAATCGTAA
- a CDS encoding DUF420 domain-containing protein has protein sequence MEHGFLGYRSTFMLDFVVTALLLIVPLLLFSLYAVKIKHNFALHKKLQILLGAVLLVAVAAFEVDVQIMHGGWQNIVKQREVPLTPEQFDYVRNVLYVHLLFAVSTPFFWGTTLILALKRIPNPPVPCAHSSLHKKLGWISTIDITLTSLTGLYWYYVALVAGG, from the coding sequence TTGTGGTCACGGCACTGTTGCTGATTGTCCCACTTCTCTTATTCAGCCTCTACGCAGTTAAAATCAAACATAATTTTGCGCTGCACAAAAAGCTGCAGATTCTGCTCGGAGCTGTCCTGCTGGTGGCGGTGGCCGCCTTCGAAGTGGACGTCCAGATCATGCACGGCGGCTGGCAGAATATCGTTAAGCAACGCGAGGTCCCCCTGACACCCGAACAGTTCGACTATGTCCGGAATGTCCTCTACGTGCACCTGCTGTTCGCCGTCAGCACACCTTTCTTCTGGGGAACGACGCTGATTTTGGCTCTGAAACGTATTCCCAATCCGCCCGTACCCTGTGCGCACAGCAGCCTGCACAAAAAACTGGGCTGGATTTCTACGATCGATATCACGCTGACGTCGTTGACCGGGTTGTACTGGTACTACGTCGCGCTGGTTGCCGGGGGGTAA